GGAAGGGTTAGGATTCCTAACTTCCTGTTTCTCCCGATGCCCCGACTTTGGTTTCAGGAACAACCAAGCGATGAAGAAAAAGGCGGCTGTAAACAGCTGGAGCGTATCTACGCTCGATAGGGAGCCATCAGAGAAAGAAGCAATGCTTCGGTCAATGATGCCAAATAACCAAAAAGATATTCCCAAAAACCAGATCCCGTTTCTGAGATAACTCAAAAAGATAGATGCTTCCGATGGCGAGCGATCGCTCATAACTTTATTCCTATAAATTCAACGAGTCATTGATTGGGCAGCAATGTACGGACTTTTCGGTTAAATTCTCTGTCTGGCTTTGCCTCCAGATTAAGAAATATTTCTTTTAACCGCCATTGTTCTAAAGAAGTATTTCATCAGCTTGACAAGCGTACCGTTATTTGTATCGTATTCTATCTCATCAAGACAGATTTGCCCGTTGCCAACAGGAATATTTGCTTGAATTTATGGTTTTTGGTAATGATTTCTTGACCAGCTATCAGTGACTAGTGACTGGTGACTAGAAAAGATTCCAGCCAAAGCGTCATCGGTTCCACCAGCCACTTCTCAATCACCGTCTTCACGGAGTAGTGTAGCGGAGGGCGTTTACCGTCAACCACCAATTACCAACCATCAACTTAACGCTCGCAGTCTTCTTTCGGTGTTAAATCTGAAGGGGGGCGATCGTTACTCCATGCCCACCAGACACAACTGCATTGACACTGATAAAACTCTTGCCACTTGCGACGGTTGTTTTCGGTAAATACGGGCGATCGTCGATTTAGCCAGACTCTTTCTGCTTCGCGGCTACCAGAACGACAACGGGGACAACAAAATTCATTGGCATGAGTTGCCTGTTTAGTCCATTGAGGCGGAATCGGTGCAAATGCATCCATTGAAGAGATAATTTTTTAAGTCTATTAGTTTATTATCAGCGATCGGCAAACAAGGTGTAGGGTATAGGGTGTGAGGTGTAGTGAGCTTTTAACTTGTGTACGAGCGGGTTTAGTAAACAGATGGACAGCCTTGGCTGGAAATTTTACCTTAAATCCCACCCATCCCAATACATGATTTTTGACTTTTAACTTTTGACTTTTAACTTTTGACTTTCCCCATCCTCTACTCATGGAACCAACTACTGAAATCCGCCGCCTTCTGGACTTGATGCCTGCTTCCGGTCGGATGTTGACTAAGATTGTCGGTAAGCGGGAGCAAACTAAAGTTATCGATTATGCTTTTCCTATGCCGTGGCAGCAGGAACGTCGCATTTCCATTAATTTCGATCTCTGGCGGCGGCTACCCCAACCACAGCGAGATTTGTTGCTGTTGCGGACTGTTAGCTGGTTGACGGCAGTAAAGTGGTTTAAACCGGACGTCTATCAGGGAGTTGTCTTAGCGGGGCTTTTGGGGACGGTAGTAGAGATCGTGCAGGGGGATGTGGTGGGTACTGTGGCAGCTGGAGCATTAACCGCGATCGCCGGGACTCGGATTTGGCGCAATAACCACAGTTCTCAAATTGAGGTAGAAGCAGATGAGGCAGCAGTGCGCGTTGCTGGGAGGCGGGGTTATGCTGAGGCAGAGGCGGCTCAACATCTGTTGTCGGCAATTGAAGCGGTGGCACAGATGGAAGGACGACCGACTTTAGATTTTATGGAACTACTCCGCCGTCAAAATTTGCAAGCGATCGCCGGACTTTCTTCTGCTGGTATTCCAGAAACTCTCAGAGAAAAATAATCAATAGATTACTTATTTAATAAGCACAATAATTAGCTCTAAAAAGGGGTTGTCCCGTGCTATTTTTGCTGCTACAATTTAGCGTGTACGCTTTATAATGGGAATATTTGAAAATCTAAAAATTCGTCTATAGTTCCATTATAAAAAAGAGCTTATCAAAACTAAATTGCGAAGTCAACATCTCTTTGCCTTTTTATTCATGACAATTCCTTACTAAAAATTTTCCGATCTTTATATAACTGAATATAACTGACTCATATCAATTCAACATGAAGCTGCATATAGAGGTAAGCAAATTCGATAAGTTCACATAGCCATGAGCCGCCCATTTAAGATTGAGATCGCCGAGAGCGAAAAGGAACTAAAAAAACTCCTACAAACAGCTGTGATTCTAGTAACTCTCAAACAACTGTTGGCACAAGGTAAGTGTGTGTATTACTTGTGTCAAGATGAAACTAGGGTTGGACTCAAAACCCTTACAGGAAAAGTGATTACTGCTTCTGGAGTCAAGCCCACTGTTGGAGTAAAATGGCAACGGGAAAACTT
This window of the Chroococcidiopsis thermalis PCC 7203 genome carries:
- a CDS encoding DUF3318 domain-containing protein — protein: MEPTTEIRRLLDLMPASGRMLTKIVGKREQTKVIDYAFPMPWQQERRISINFDLWRRLPQPQRDLLLLRTVSWLTAVKWFKPDVYQGVVLAGLLGTVVEIVQGDVVGTVAAGALTAIAGTRIWRNNHSSQIEVEADEAAVRVAGRRGYAEAEAAQHLLSAIEAVAQMEGRPTLDFMELLRRQNLQAIAGLSSAGIPETLREK